CCTCAGTACCAGCgagaaaaaaatcccagagaAGGGTTATAATTGATGACCCTTGGGTGGGTGTCCATGATCAGTACAGTGGGGAATGGGCACTATCATTGGTTCCTTGTGGGTCAGGCTCCCAGCCCCAGATCAAACCATTATGGCTGGGTGGTAGTGTCTGGGACTCCAGACAGGGCCAGTGGAGGCCACCATTACATTGCAGGGCATTTCTGGAAATAGTGGAGGGATGGAGAGCTGGGGAAAACACCCGCCAGTTTTCTAAAACCATCACCAGTCACTCCCACTTCTTGCTTCCTCTTTCACGAAGCTTTCCTGGCTTCCCATTCCTCCACCCAACCCCAAAATGCTGGTGTTCCTGAAAGTTCCTCTTCCCATTCTTACTCATTTCCAGAACCATTTAATACCATGGTAGAGCAAGGTCTTCTCCCCAAGTTTCAATCCACCAGAAACATTTAATCTAATCTAGTCATGGTAATTCCATCCCCTTTGGCAACAATTTGGGATGAACGGGCAGGCCTATACCAGATTAGACTGATGAGCTTTAAGGAGAAGCTTGCTTAGCCCTTCTAGGAAAGAGAAATGGGTCTTACTGTTGCCTGTTGGTTGGGGAAAGGGAGCATGCTGCCTCAGCTGCCCCCAAGCAGTCATTTTGTGATACGAGGGGAGCCAGTTTGGGTAGGTTTTGGTATGAAGTCAATGGCGAGCACAGCAGAGCAGTGAGATGGAAACATTTCAGGTTCCTAATGATGTTGTTTGAACCAGGGAATCTACTCACTCTGCCCTACCATTGGATGTCCTGCATTATGAGATGATACATTTCCATATTGCATAAGCCAGTGTGAATCAGGTGTCTGCTGCTTGGAGCTGAAGGCATCCTACTTACTTCACACTTACTACTATGAATTCTCTCAAACTCGCTTTCCTTGGCTCCAGACCTACCCACATTCCCCAACtttgctcctcctcttcctgggtttcctacaatttttttttttttttttttacttaaataagaATCAGGTGCCTACTATTATGCCAAACCTTATTTCAGACACAGCAGCTAGAGCAAGGTTGCTGTCATCATGGACCAGTGAAGgaggcagacaataaacaaaactattttCTGAATAAGTAAACTCATGAATAATGCAGAGTAAGAACTCAGTGTTGAGTGAGGAAGGTGTCATTGCCTATAGAATATCACACCAGAGACTGGTTGGTATTCACTCAGCAAACAGCCCTGGGAACTGAGTGTCAGACCCTGTTCTTGCAGCCCCCCTTTGGAGTCTAGAAGGGTATTAAGACCCAGGGTCTGCCCTCTGGCGCCCAGAGTCCGGAAAGAATGGCCAACATGTACCGAGTGCTAATTTTGCCAGGCCCTGTTTAAAGTGCCTTTCGGTAactatctcatttagtcctcaccgATCCTAGGAGTTTGTCCAAAGACAAACAGCCCTGGACAACAGGCCTGGCACCAGCAGTCTGTCCAGTGACAAGAGCTCTTGGGTTTAGGCCCGGTCCGTGTGACTTTGTGCAAGTCACGGTCTCCCTTGTCCTCCCACGTTCTAGCCAGTGTCTGTAGCGTCTGACTCCTGGGGTTTTCCCTCCCCAAGTTTCGGAGCCTCCCCGGGGTGCGAAAGGGGGTCTGAGTGCAAAGAAGGGAGGTCACTGAGAACAGCAGGAAGAGGGTCGGTGAAGTCAGTAAAGAGGGACCAGTAGGGAAGGAGATCCACGGCGAGAGGGTCAGACTCCGACATTCGCATTCTTCCCTaccctgccctctgctcccacGCCCTCGGGCGCCGCCGCCCGGACCTTCTCCTGGGCTCGGGAAGGAGGgcattccctttcctcctccaggTGCCTCTACGCTGCTGGCCCGGGACGAAGGGAGACGAGTGCTTCGTGAGCCACGCCACCCGATTAGGCCCCTGCTCCTTTGGCCCAGGGCACTAGCAGTTCTGCCACTCTTCGCGTCCAGTTCCCCCTCGACTCCTGACCACTTGGTCTGCGCCGCCTGCATTCTCAGTGTGCCGGGCCCGCCCGCACTGCGGGGGAGAGGCCGGGAGCCGCCCACGCCGCGCTCGGTGCTCGGCGTCGCCGTCTCCCTGGGACGCGCGCGGGCTGCACGACGCGCGGGAGCCGGGCGGGCAGCCATGGCGCGGCGCGCGGGGAGGTAGCCGGGCGGGCCACGGGGAGCGCAGGGGCCGCCATGGCCCGGCGGCGGCGCCGCGCCTGCATCGCGCTGTTCCTGGTGCTGCTTTTCGCCTTCGGCACGCTCATGGGTCTGCGCACGCTCAAGGCTCCGGACGGACTGCCGGCGCTGGGCCCGGGCCTGGAGCTGGCGCCCTTTGAGCGACGCCCGGAGGGAGTCCCCGCGCCCGCCGCCCGGGCCCCGGCCGcccccgccgcgccgccgcctccgcctccgccgcCCCGCACTGCCGGCCCGGGCAGCCCCCCGGGCCCGGCCCCCGCGGAGGCCGAGCCCGCCCCCGGGCAGAGTCTGCGCGTCTACTCGGACCTGCACGCCTTCTACTACTCCTGGTACGGGAGCCCGCGGCGCGAAGGCCACTACATTCACTGGGACCACGTCATGGTGCCGCACTGGGACCCCAAGATCTCGGCCAGCTACCCCCGCGGCCGCCATAGTCCTCCCGACGACTTGGGCTCCAGTTTCTACCCGGAGCTGGGGCCCTACAGTTCTCGGGACCCCGACGTGCTGCGGGAGCACATGACCCAGCTTAAGGAAGCCGCTATCGGTGAGTTCCCCCCACCCTCGGGCGGCCCTGTCCCCCAGCCTCGCCCTTCCTCGTTTCCACGCCACAACTCCCACTGGTCCTGTCACCGAGCCTCTGGTCCCACTCACCCTTCTGCCTGGCTTCTTACTCCCTCCCTTCTACTTTCATTCAGCGCTTACCACGCGGCGCCGCCCCTACCTTCTAGCATTAGGTCTCCCCTACTCTGCCTTCTGACCCCTTGCAACAGGGCCCTTTCGTAGGGCAGAGCTGCTGGGAGGGCCAGTGGAAGAAGGCATTTGCTCCGAGCTGTCCCAAGGAGGGACAGCAAGGAGAGGGAGCAAGAGTCTTCCTGTCTCTTGGGCTTCTAGTCTTAGGTAAGTGAGGCCTGGGTATCCTGGCCCTGCAGGAGTGGGGCTCAGTGGAGTCATGCCTGGGATGGCCTCAGCTTTCACACCAGATACAGGGGTAGGGCAGCAGCCCTTCCTGGTTTTGCTGGCTGCAGAAAGTTTACCCATGTTGTATGATGGACCCTGCTCTGTTTgcagggtcggggggggggggggggggcagcagctTTTCATCAAGTACTCTGCTTGAAAAGAGGTTCCTGGGAGCCTCTTTTGTAGGCAGGTTCTGGTGGGGAGgctcatttctttcagattttgtcACTGAATTCTGCTGGATTTTACAACACATTTCAATTTATCTATTGATGGCTAGTGAATGGGGAGAAATTGAATGCCAGAGACAATGATGGGAGGCATTCACAGATAAATAACACAGAGGCCATCCCTCAGGATCTTACAGTCTAGAGAGGCAGATGGTCGAGACAAACGTTATTTCCTGTGGGAAGGATAAGATGACCTCGGCTTGGGACTCTTCTCCCCGCGGGACCTTAGATGTGCCCCTTTCCTCCAGAGACAGGACTGTGGCCTCCAGATGGGTGTGGTGTTATGCACCCATTTCCCTTTGTTCTACTCCTTGGAAATGCAAGCGACAGCCTAGTCCTACTCAGGCTTTTGTCAGGCTCCTTCTCGGCCTGGTGCGCAAAGGTTCCCGTTACCGCCTCGCTTCAGCACCGCGGGCGTGGACAGCTCCAGGACGCTAGGCTCTGGGATCTGATGTGCAGGAAGTAAACCTGGCCTGCCAGAGCCCCGCTCAAGGTTTCAGGCACAAACCATTTTGCATTTGGAGATGGCTTGTGAGGAAACACATCTGCGTCGCATGGGTACTCTGTGTCTCTGAAGTAGCTTCTGTGTTGTGTCTCAGGCGTCCTGGTCCTGTCCTGGTACCCACCTGGCATGGCTGATGATAACGGGGAACCCTCAGATGACCTGGTGCCCGCCATTCTCGACACCGCCCATCAGTACAATATCCAGGTGAGTCTCCAAGAAGAGGTCAGGTGCTCTTTGGCCCATTCAgatttccccttctctgcccGCAGGGTTAGTTCTTGGCATTAGCCTAAGTATGGCAAATACACAGCAAGtgtggtgttgggggtggggctctACGAAATAGCCCCTGTCACtcttattttcttgaattatgggggaaaatggggaaaactAAATATAGGAGAAATGGgggactcaataaatatcagATAGAAGTTAGGTTGGAGAGCCTGACTCTGGATAGAGGGCAGGCAAGGACCCAAATGCGCCCAGAAACTCAACTCCAGCCTCAGACCCCTAGTGGGAGGCAATGCTGGGCCTCAAGGCATAGAGTACAACCCATGTTCTTGGCAGGCAGGCGCGCTTTCAAGAGGAATGAATGAGCTGAGTGAAGCATGTCCGGTTAATTTCTCCAAATGAACCAAATAAGTCATTCCCCTCTCCGGTGGCGAAGGAAGATAAACAGCAGAGAGGAGCCCCACTCCTGTTCCTGAGCCCATCACTGACATGTTTAACAGATCATAGCATCTCTGTCCATCAATGCAGCTTCATTCAGCATCCTTCTTCCCAGGGTTTCAAGCAGCTAATGCCAATCACGTGGAACTGGCATGTGAGCTTTAAACCTATTAGCCATTCAGTCACAGCCCATCCAAATGGTTCCCAGATGTCCTGCTGTGGGAGGTGGGCAAGCTTCTTGCCCGTTTTCTTGGCCCTGAGGGCAGTGGCTGCTTTTGTCTCTATTATGCCTACAGTTGTCAGGCCCTCTCCTTCAAGCCTTAGGGGAGCATGAGCCTTATAGGTTATGGCCCCTGGGCAGATACTCACCTGACCGGTATCTCCTCTGTCTGTGGCAGGTGGCCTTCCACATCCAACCCTATAAGGGCCGGGATGACGTCACTCTGCATGACAACATCAAGTACATCATTGACACGTAAGGCTGCTGTGGGGCCTGGATTCTGGTGGGGATCAAAATGGGGGTGGGACTGAAGGTTTAGAAAGGTAGGTCAAGACACACAAGGGCAGAATGCTTGTGTCCTCAGCAGCTACTTCACAGTAGACAAACGGGCCCCGGGCCTTGGGGTCAGCAACTTGGGTTTGAGTTTTGATGCAGCAGCCTCTAATCTGTGATCCGATGCAAGCCTCTGAACCGTTGACTCTTGTGAGAGTTATGtgagttaatatatgtgaaagtaGCTTGTACAGCGTTTGCATGTATCATCCACTTATTCAGAAAACAGTTGAGTGCCTTCAGGTgtccaggcactgtcctaagccCCGGTTGTATGGTAATGGGCAGGACTAGCAAAATTTACATTCCAGTGTGTTGAGGCAGTGAAGTGCACAGCGGTTACACATGAAAGATCAAATTGTGACCCATACTCTGAAAAAGcaattgagaaagaataaagcagcATATTGTGTTAGAGAGCATGCCTGAGGATGGGTGCTATACTTTAGAAAGAGTGGTCAAGGGAACCTCTCTGAGGAAATGACATGTGAGCTAACTAACACCTGAAGGAAGAGTCAGCTCTTCAGAGATCTGGAGCAGGCAGAaggttccaggcagagggctCTCAGATCCAAAGGCCCATGATGGGACAAGCCTGATGGCAGAATAAAAGGCCAGTGTAGCTGGTGTGTAGAGATGGGGTTACAGCAGGGACAGAGGTGGGTAGGGCCAGATCAAGTAGGAAGGGGCCTTGCAGGTCTCAGTACTAAGAGCAATCAAATGTGATTAAAGAGAGTGGATTGTAGGGAGCCAGCAGTGGGAGCCTGGAGACCGGTTAGGGGGCTGTTGCTGCAGTATAGATGAAAGACAGGGGGTGGCATGGTGGAGGGCAAGGAAGTGAGGCTTGAATACAGGATCTCTGAGGCTGGGGACGGGTGGGGGGTGGAGGCCTGGGTTCTTGCTTAGAGGCATGATGACTCCAACTGTGGGGCCTGGCTGGATCCAAAATTGCACTTGGACATCAGGAAAGATCTAACCCATGGCTTGTCCTACAGCTGTACTGGCTGCCCCTCTTAGGCGGCCAAGTCAAGTTCTTCTCCCTCTTGCTCCTCAGGTATGGCTCCCATGGTGCATTTTACCGCTATAAGAACAGCATGGGCAAGAGCCTCCCACTCTTTTATATCTACGACTCATACCTGACGTCCCCTGAGGCCTGGGCTCACCTCCTGACACCCAATGGGCCCCACTCCATCCGCAACACCCCCTATGATGGGGTCTTCATAGCCCTGCTGGTGGAGGAGGGCCACACCCACGACATCCTGGCTGCCGGATTTGATGGCATGTATACCTACTTTGCCTCCAATGGTTTCTCCTTCGGCTCCTCCCATCAGAACTGGAAAGCCGTGAAGAACTTTTGTGATGCCAACAACCTCATGTTCATCCCCAGCGTGGGGCCTGGCTACATTGACACCAGCATCCGGCCCTGGAATAACCACAATACTCGGAACAGGGTCAATGGCAAGTACTATGAGACAGCCCTGCAGGCAGCCCTGACGGTGAGGCCCGAGATTGTCTCCATCACCTCCTTCAATGAGTGGCATGAGGGCACCCAGATCGAGAAGGCCATTCCCAAGAAGACGCCAACACGTCTGTATTTGGACTACCTGCCTCACCAGCCCAACCTGTACCTGGAGCTGACTCGCCGCTGGGCAGAGCACTTCATCAAAGAGAAGGAGCAGTGGCTGATGTGAGGAGCCTGCCGACGGCCACGAGGTGCCAACGTCCTGGCCTCACCGGAAGGTGTCGCTGCGTGGggctcagctgaggtcatgggcACTCGCCGGTCTCCAAGTCAGCGGCAGGCCGCCTCTGGGTGGGCTGTCAAGCCTGGGCCCACGTGGAACAGAGCTTGTTCCTTGGGCAGGTGGTGCCGGGGTGCTCTGCGGTGACAGGAAACAAGGCAGGGTTCCAGAGGGAACCACAGAGGCTGGCGGGTGACTGGATTTAGCCCAGGGCAGCTCCATAGCCTGTCCCGACACTTTAAAATAGTCCCTCCTCGCTTGGAACTCAGCAGGTTGGTGTGCAGCGGAGCCACCAGGTGACTGCTCTTCGGAGGGGCCAGGGCTCGGGGCTAGCACATGCCCTGCTTCCTCTTCAGCCTTCCTCCCACAGCACCTGTCTTCTCTAAGTCAGGGAACCGGATTTGAAGCTTCCCAAAAGGGAAATTCTAGATTGAAGCCCTTCCCGGTAGACTCCTGAACCCAATGATCAGGAAATACCCctgagcattcattcattcattcaacacacactAATTGAGCaccttactatgtgctaggcgcTAGGGAGGAACTTGACCTGGCAAGGTCCTTTTTCTTCCAGAAGCTTACAGGATCCAGCTTTCCTTCTTTGGTGTGGCCTTGTAGCTAGTGCCTGAGCACAGTTTCTTTTTGCGGTTTTACCCAGCGCTGGGAGTTGTTCTTTTTCCTCTAAGAAAATACCTCTGTGCTCCAGAGCCTCCATTTCCCCAGATGACCATTTAGCTCCAGGGAGAGGACtaggaccaccccccccccgccccgcctcccttTAGCTGCCTAAACTGAATGAGGCCCACTCAGTCGAGCCATTTTCAGTGCTACTGTGATTTGTATCAATTAAATACGTGGTATTCTCAAGTAAGCATTCTTTTTGCTCTCTTCAAGACTTCCTGAATTCTGAGCCCGCCCTCAAATTCCGTGACAACCTGACATGTGGGATCGGCTGGCCAGCATTGGCACAACGAAGAGTGAGTTTGCTTAAGAAATGAGAAGTTCAAACACGATTTTTAGAGGGGATATGTAACCAACTAGTGcttatttacaaataaactaATGTGCTATAATTGTAGGAGCCCTCAAAGTAGACCCTGGGACACCTCCTTGGCAAGACTTAGGAGCTACTTGGAAATATGTGCGTTACTTTATGGGCTCAAGACTGAATCCCAGTACTGGGAATGGGGTGCAAGGTGCAGGAGGGGAAGAAGCGGGCCTATGGATTACCACAGGACCCCCGGCTCCAGTTAGGTCATGGATACTGAATGGCACCGATGGATGGAGCAGATGAGGACAGGTGAAAAGGGTTGGATGGTGACCTGTAATAAGTTACAGAAGGGAGAAACTAGGAGGCTTCATTCCCACATACACaatttggaaaattctaaaaGTACAGCAAGGCCAGGGGCCTGAAGCAGCAAGTCTCATTCGTTGCTGATGGCAAAGCAGCTTGATCAGTTCTTTTGAAGGTGAATCTGTATCAAGAACCAGAAAAATGTTCATACGCTCTGACCCAGCAATCCTCCCCTACGGAAAtaattcagaagaagaaaaataaactatttacaaaacattttctatTAATGAAAAACAAGGTTCAGATACCCAAGAATAACTGTTTAACACTTGGTATTCACATGAATAAAGATGCAGGCTGCTGAGTAGACACTGGATTCAAATAAAAGTGTTATAGGTAtaatttgttataatttattttatgaataaatacgAAAAGAGCCACTGGCTGACAGAAATAGTAGAGATTTGCTTTCCAGTATTCTCTAATTTGgacctccccaaccccaccccttgCCAACTGAGCTCACTTCCCACAACTTGCCCAAAACGATGGCTCTTCCTGGCATCACAGCACACCATACCACCGGCCTCACTGGTTCAGAGGAAACAGTGTGTGGCCCGTGGCTCAACAACCTTTATCCTAATCTGGTTCCAGCTTCAGGTGCAGAAACACATGCCTTTGGTCACTTGAGACGTTCCAACAGCACCAGCTGGTGCACTGGCTGATCTGGACCTTAAAAGCCACCACCCACCAGAGGGGAGGCTCTGACTAGATTCCAAGTCTGTTCTTTCAATGTTTCAAACATATCTTTTAAGAAGAAACTTATTAGGACAAGGCCATCCTAGGAATGTGCTCAAATAAAGTGTCTAGTCAGCTTTTGGCTGATATGAAAGTACAGTTCATAAATATGACCTCCCCCACCAGTGTGAGACAAAAGCAGCAGCTTCTGGGGCCTGGTCTACAGGGTTCAGAGGGACACACTGCCTGAAAGCGTCAGACTAGTGATGCTGTGGCCCCCGTGGCCTCTGTGAATGAGGCCTTGCCAGTCACCAGCGAACAGACACACAGTGTCCAGCACCAGTCCTCGGGCCCTCCCTCTTCCCGAGATTCACGAGCCGGATCCGTGTGAGGGGAGCAGCCCGTACTTCTGCTGGAGGATGGCTGTAGTTCTCTCCAGGGCactgaggaggaaatggagggcAGTTAAAGTCTGACTCCTCAAAACCCTGAGCCCACCAGAGCATGGTGATCAGCTCTTCAATAGATCATTGATGAATCCTTTGAAATCTGAAAAAGCCAGCAAACACCGGCAAACTTAGTCCCCACCTCCATCCGCCAGTTCTTCAAACCTGCTCATTCCCCTCGGGACAAGATAGGAATGACAACCTTTATTCTGccgaggactttttttttttttttgcaccttcCAACCCCCTTCCAATTCTATCCCCATGCCACAGCAAAGACTCACCAGCCTGGGCGGATGATGCCAAACTTTCCAGGTACAGATAAGTCAACCACAGTTGAGCCCAGGCGATACTCAGAGCTCTGGCCATCCCCGATTGGTCCCCCATCAATGATCAGGGACAGCTGAGGCCAGAGGTCCTGGAACTCctgagaagaaggagaggaagaccaTGGACGCTACCTCTGGCGTCTGCCATGACGTCACACTGCACCCAGAGTTCATAAGAAAGCAAAGACCGCACACTTCTAAAACAGGAGGCATCTTCCTCTAAGCAGGGAAAGGAACCTCACACAGTGAAGGTCACCTGTGCCAAGGACACTGCCTTAGCGCCTGGGATACAGCATCCTGTGAGGTGTGAAGCCCTCCTAGGTCGGTGCCTCAAGTAACACCTAAAACTCAGAGAAACTCTTTCTGTGCCAAGAGGAGATGCCACACAGATCTTCTGTTGGGGATGTATAAATACAATGACTGGAGTCCTACCTAGGTGGGTGTCCAAAGACGTGGAGGTCTACCCTGAGCTTCCGCCCAAATTTCTATGTCACCACATTCAAGTGACTTTATCCAGGACACTCTGATTCTGGATCTCAGGATCAGTAGGGTAAGGGTACGGAGAGGAAGACAGGTGGATTCTCACGTGCATGCCACCAGCACTCAATCCTTAAGGGGCTACGGGAAGGATGCCCCTCCAAAATCTGTGGATTGAACTGTTAACTGGGTTAGAGCATCACCCATTCTCCCCAGCACTACCACTCACGAAAATGCTGCAGTGGTGGCTAGGCCTGGGCATTGGGGACGGAGGGTCTTAACTACCAGCTACTGTGTTGGTTGGGTCAAATGTTTGCGGACAAGCCAAgaatacccccacccccactgcctcgGGCACAGCCACGGGGACCAGGTAAAGCCTGCAGTCCCAgaataagaaaggatgctgagcTCTCACCCTCACTCTCTAAGGCCCCTGACCGCACTCTCTTTAGGTCTGGGCTTGGGAAACCCCAGTACTTtgctatgttttacatttaagttctgtaggaaaaaaaacgTGTGGTGGCATTTCTGTGTGTTCTCATTTGTTCTAAAGCCATGCAGTCAAGGCAGGATTAGGATAATCCTTTCTTTGACATGGCTATCGGCCGAGGTAAAAGAACAGGGTCAGGAGTCCCTGGGACAAGTGACACAACCTTTCAGAGCCTTAACTTTCTTTACAGCACTAATGTAAAGGCTTA
This Lynx canadensis isolate LIC74 chromosome C1, mLynCan4.pri.v2, whole genome shotgun sequence DNA region includes the following protein-coding sequences:
- the MANEAL gene encoding glycoprotein endo-alpha-1,2-mannosidase-like protein isoform X2 encodes the protein MITGNPQMTWCPPFSTPPISTISRYGSHGAFYRYKNSMGKSLPLFYIYDSYLTSPEAWAHLLTPNGPHSIRNTPYDGVFIALLVEEGHTHDILAAGFDGMYTYFASNGFSFGSSHQNWKAVKNFCDANNLMFIPSVGPGYIDTSIRPWNNHNTRNRVNGKYYETALQAALTVRPEIVSITSFNEWHEGTQIEKAIPKKTPTRLYLDYLPHQPNLYLELTRRWAEHFIKEKEQWLM
- the MANEAL gene encoding glycoprotein endo-alpha-1,2-mannosidase-like protein isoform X1; amino-acid sequence: MARRRRRACIALFLVLLFAFGTLMGLRTLKAPDGLPALGPGLELAPFERRPEGVPAPAARAPAAPAAPPPPPPPPRTAGPGSPPGPAPAEAEPAPGQSLRVYSDLHAFYYSWYGSPRREGHYIHWDHVMVPHWDPKISASYPRGRHSPPDDLGSSFYPELGPYSSRDPDVLREHMTQLKEAAIGVLVLSWYPPGMADDNGEPSDDLVPAILDTAHQYNIQVAFHIQPYKGRDDVTLHDNIKYIIDTYGSHGAFYRYKNSMGKSLPLFYIYDSYLTSPEAWAHLLTPNGPHSIRNTPYDGVFIALLVEEGHTHDILAAGFDGMYTYFASNGFSFGSSHQNWKAVKNFCDANNLMFIPSVGPGYIDTSIRPWNNHNTRNRVNGKYYETALQAALTVRPEIVSITSFNEWHEGTQIEKAIPKKTPTRLYLDYLPHQPNLYLELTRRWAEHFIKEKEQWLM